In Variovorax paradoxus, a single genomic region encodes these proteins:
- a CDS encoding sodium:solute symporter family protein, which translates to MLLTLVIVYLLVTIAIGLYAAKRVKNTTDFAIAGRHLPLFMIVTTTFATWFGSETVLGIPAKFIEGGLNGVVEDPFGAGTCLILVGLFFAGKLYRMTLLTISDYYRERYGRTVEVACSLIIMLSYLGWVSAQVTALGLVFNLLSAGVISIPMGMVIGVISILAYTLFGGMWSVAVTDFIQMIILVAGLAVIAMFAGSMAGGADKVVAFAVSKDLFKFWPEPSWHDMVFFFAAAITMMLGSIPQQDVFQRVMSANSVKAATRGPVIGGLAYILFAFVPMFLVASALLIMPEQTATLLKEDPQKVLPTLVLQKMPFVMQVLFFGALLSAIKSTASATLLAPSVTFTENIWRQFRPAGTDRQNLMTMRITVLLFSAAVLAYAIRMQGTPIYELVSGAYQVPLVGAFVPLVCGLYWRRATTQGAVASIVLGIGVWLLFLAVSAWGAVFPAQLAGVLCSFVGMVAGSLLPQWLANTHTPHRPLAAEPA; encoded by the coding sequence GTGTTGTTGACGCTGGTCATCGTCTATCTGCTGGTCACCATCGCGATCGGCCTCTATGCCGCCAAGCGGGTGAAGAACACCACCGACTTCGCCATCGCCGGGCGGCACCTGCCGCTCTTCATGATCGTCACGACCACCTTCGCCACGTGGTTCGGCTCCGAAACGGTGCTCGGCATCCCGGCCAAGTTCATCGAGGGCGGCCTGAACGGCGTGGTCGAAGACCCGTTCGGCGCGGGCACCTGCCTGATCCTGGTGGGCCTGTTCTTCGCCGGCAAGCTCTACCGCATGACGCTGCTGACCATCAGCGACTATTACCGCGAACGCTACGGCCGCACCGTCGAGGTGGCCTGCTCGCTGATCATCATGCTGAGCTACCTGGGCTGGGTGTCGGCGCAGGTCACGGCGCTGGGGCTGGTGTTCAACCTGCTGTCGGCCGGCGTCATCAGCATTCCGATGGGCATGGTGATCGGGGTGATCTCGATCCTGGCCTACACGCTGTTCGGCGGCATGTGGTCGGTGGCCGTCACCGACTTCATCCAGATGATCATCCTGGTGGCCGGCCTGGCCGTGATCGCGATGTTCGCCGGCAGCATGGCCGGCGGCGCGGACAAGGTGGTCGCCTTCGCCGTGAGCAAGGACCTCTTCAAGTTCTGGCCCGAACCGAGCTGGCACGACATGGTGTTTTTCTTCGCGGCGGCCATCACCATGATGCTGGGCTCCATTCCGCAGCAGGACGTGTTCCAGCGCGTGATGTCCGCCAACAGCGTGAAGGCGGCCACGCGTGGCCCGGTCATCGGCGGCCTGGCTTACATCCTGTTCGCTTTCGTGCCGATGTTCCTGGTGGCCAGCGCGCTGCTGATCATGCCGGAGCAGACCGCCACGCTGCTCAAGGAGGATCCGCAGAAGGTGCTGCCCACGCTGGTGCTGCAGAAGATGCCGTTCGTGATGCAGGTGCTGTTTTTCGGTGCGCTGCTGTCGGCCATCAAGTCGACCGCTTCGGCCACCTTGCTGGCGCCCAGCGTCACTTTCACCGAGAACATCTGGCGCCAGTTCCGCCCGGCCGGCACCGATCGCCAGAACCTCATGACGATGCGCATCACGGTGCTGCTGTTCAGCGCCGCGGTGCTGGCCTATGCCATCCGCATGCAGGGCACGCCGATCTACGAACTGGTGTCGGGTGCCTACCAGGTGCCGCTGGTGGGAGCCTTCGTGCCGCTGGTGTGCGGGCTGTACTGGCGCCGCGCCACCACGCAAGGGGCGGTCGCCTCGATCGTCCTGGGCATCGGCGTCTGGTTGCTGTTCCTGGCCGTGTCGGCCTGGGGCGCGGTGTTTCCGGCGCAACTGGCCGGCGTGCTCTGCTCGTTCGTCGGCATGGTGGCGGGTTCGCTGCTGCCGCAGTGGTTGGCGAACACTCACACGCCGCACCGCCCTTTGGCTGCGGAGCCGGCCTGA
- the ubiB gene encoding ubiquinone biosynthesis regulatory protein kinase UbiB: protein MRRFYRGLFIVWVALRYGLDELVLTSFQKPWLRVVARIVSFGRNLDAPRGQRLREALERLGPIFVKFGQVLSTRRDLLPPDIADELAFLQDRVPPFPSSVAIATIERAFRRPVGDVFVQFDETPIASASIAQVHFATIRTNAGELREVAVKVLRPNMRGVIEKDLALMAMMAGWVEGLSADGKRLKPREVVGEFDKYLHDELDLVREAANAAQLRRNMSELDLVLIPEMFWDFCHPEVIVMERMKGVPIAQMDRLRAAGVDIPKLARDGVTIFFTQVFRDGFFHADMHPGNIQVSLEPETFGRYISLDFGIIGTLTESDKEYLAQNFVAFFRRDYKRVAELHLESGWVPVGTRIDELEAAIRTVCEPYFDRPLKELSLGMVLMRLFQTSRRFQVEIQPQLVLLQKTLLNIEGLGRNIDPDLDLWATAKPFLEKWMVDQIGPKKLLQQLKAEAPRYAKLLPQFPRLLHDFLENRPADNRRELLELLAEQKRTNRLLQTIVYGGIGFVLGLLAMQLLVRVRLF from the coding sequence ATGAGGCGCTTCTATCGAGGCTTGTTCATCGTCTGGGTCGCGCTGCGCTACGGCCTCGACGAGCTGGTGCTCACCAGCTTCCAGAAGCCCTGGCTGCGCGTGGTCGCGCGCATCGTGTCCTTCGGACGCAACCTCGACGCGCCGCGCGGCCAGCGCTTGCGCGAGGCGCTCGAAAGGCTCGGCCCCATCTTCGTGAAGTTCGGCCAGGTGCTGTCGACCCGGCGCGACCTGCTGCCGCCCGACATCGCCGACGAGCTGGCTTTCCTGCAGGACCGCGTGCCGCCGTTCCCTTCGTCGGTGGCCATCGCCACCATCGAGCGCGCGTTCCGCCGCCCGGTGGGCGACGTGTTCGTGCAGTTCGACGAAACGCCCATCGCCAGCGCATCGATCGCCCAGGTGCACTTCGCGACCATCCGCACCAACGCGGGCGAACTGCGCGAGGTCGCGGTCAAGGTGTTGCGGCCCAACATGCGCGGCGTGATCGAGAAAGACCTGGCGCTCATGGCCATGATGGCCGGCTGGGTCGAGGGCCTCTCGGCTGACGGCAAGCGCCTGAAGCCGCGCGAGGTGGTCGGCGAGTTCGACAAGTACCTGCACGACGAGCTCGACCTGGTGCGCGAGGCGGCCAACGCGGCCCAGTTGCGCCGCAACATGTCCGAGCTCGACCTGGTGCTGATCCCCGAGATGTTCTGGGACTTCTGCCACCCCGAGGTCATCGTGATGGAGCGCATGAAGGGCGTGCCCATCGCGCAGATGGACCGCCTGCGCGCGGCCGGCGTCGACATTCCCAAGCTGGCGCGCGACGGCGTCACGATCTTCTTCACGCAGGTGTTCCGCGACGGCTTCTTCCATGCCGACATGCACCCCGGCAACATCCAGGTGAGCCTGGAGCCGGAGACCTTCGGGCGCTACATCTCGCTGGACTTCGGGATCATCGGCACGCTGACCGAGTCGGACAAGGAATACCTGGCGCAGAACTTCGTGGCCTTCTTCCGGCGCGACTACAAGCGCGTGGCCGAGCTTCACCTCGAAAGCGGCTGGGTGCCGGTGGGCACCCGCATCGACGAGCTGGAGGCGGCCATCCGCACCGTGTGCGAGCCGTACTTCGACCGTCCGCTGAAAGAGCTTTCGCTGGGCATGGTGCTGATGCGCCTGTTCCAGACCTCGCGCCGCTTCCAGGTCGAGATCCAGCCGCAACTGGTGCTGCTGCAGAAGACGCTGCTCAACATCGAGGGCCTGGGCCGCAACATCGACCCCGACCTCGATCTCTGGGCCACCGCCAAGCCCTTCCTCGAGAAGTGGATGGTCGACCAGATCGGACCCAAGAAGCTCTTGCAGCAGCTCAAGGCCGAGGCGCCGCGTTACGCCAAATTGCTTCCTCAATTCCCGCGACTTTTGCACGATTTCCTGGAAAATCGCCCCGCCGACAACCGGCGCGAACTGCTCGAACTGCTGGCCGAACAAAAACGCACCAACCGGTTGCTGCAGACCATCGTCTACGGTGGCATAGGTTTTGTATTGGGGTTGCTCGCCATGCAATTGCTGGTGCGCGTGCGCTTGTTCTAG
- a CDS encoding ubiquinone biosynthesis accessory factor UbiJ, which yields MATPSSPFSFLGDLFNRIGERLQPPDWAVHEIQHRAVLFLNHVLQQEPEAQQRLLRQQGRVVRFQWRFVTMELVATPAGLLDLAPAGSVPELTLTVTDDSPFDIARATLRGDKPSVQIIGDVQLAAEVNWLVDHVRWDIEDDLARVIGDVPAHTLGNAVRRVVGALRQFVGDRTARAGASTTGPASNAE from the coding sequence ATGGCCACACCATCGTCCCCTTTTTCTTTTCTCGGCGACCTTTTCAATCGCATCGGCGAGCGCCTGCAGCCGCCGGACTGGGCGGTCCACGAGATCCAGCATCGCGCGGTCCTGTTCCTGAACCATGTGCTGCAGCAGGAGCCTGAAGCCCAGCAGCGGCTGCTGCGCCAGCAGGGGCGGGTGGTGCGCTTCCAGTGGCGCTTCGTGACCATGGAACTGGTGGCCACGCCGGCCGGCCTGCTCGACCTGGCCCCGGCGGGCTCGGTGCCCGAGCTGACGCTCACCGTCACCGATGATTCCCCCTTCGACATCGCCCGCGCCACGCTGCGCGGCGACAAGCCCTCGGTGCAGATCATCGGCGACGTGCAACTGGCCGCCGAGGTCAACTGGCTGGTCGATCACGTGCGCTGGGACATCGAGGACGACCTCGCCCGGGTGATCGGCGACGTGCCCGCGCATACGCTGGGCAATGCCGTGCGCCGCGTGGTGGGCGCGCTGCGCCAGTTCGTCGGCGACCGCACCGCACGCGCCGGCGCTTCGACGACCGGCCCGGCGAGCAACGCCGAATGA
- a CDS encoding Tim44 domain-containing protein: MKSLGSLFLAVALVLGSVQAEAARMGGGKSVGRQSSNVTQRQATPPAAPGAPAQQGATNAAAAKPGAAAPAAAAPKRPWGAMLGGLAAGLGLAWLAHSLGLGAGFGNILLIGLLVLAGVVVWRMIKARSQQASGASRQGGFAFQGAGASPSNASAPAQYSPANVGNDASARPWERNATAFDATPAAGHGSSLSAAGAAAGGSMIGSALGGSQSWGIPAGFDVEGFLGAAKRNFVTLQDAWDRADVSMLRSMMTDSMVDEIRSQLADRASHTGGASNKTEVVMLDAKLLGIEELPDAYMASVEFSGMIREDASAGPGPFREVWNMTKPISGTSGWLVAGVQALQ; this comes from the coding sequence ATGAAGAGTTTGGGTTCTTTGTTCTTGGCGGTCGCGCTGGTGCTTGGCAGTGTCCAGGCTGAAGCGGCCCGCATGGGTGGCGGCAAGTCGGTGGGACGCCAGTCGTCCAACGTGACGCAGCGCCAGGCCACCCCGCCGGCAGCGCCCGGCGCACCCGCGCAGCAGGGCGCGACCAACGCAGCCGCCGCCAAGCCCGGTGCCGCCGCTCCCGCAGCCGCCGCACCGAAGCGTCCGTGGGGCGCAATGCTCGGCGGCCTCGCGGCCGGCCTGGGCCTCGCATGGCTCGCGCACTCGCTCGGCCTTGGCGCCGGTTTCGGCAACATCCTGCTGATCGGCCTGCTCGTGCTGGCCGGCGTGGTGGTGTGGCGCATGATCAAGGCGCGCTCGCAGCAAGCCTCGGGCGCCAGCCGCCAGGGCGGCTTCGCGTTCCAGGGCGCAGGTGCCAGCCCGAGCAATGCCAGCGCACCGGCGCAATACAGCCCGGCCAACGTGGGCAACGACGCCTCGGCGCGTCCTTGGGAGCGCAATGCGACCGCATTCGACGCAACGCCCGCGGCCGGCCACGGCAGCAGCCTCTCCGCGGCAGGTGCAGCGGCAGGCGGCAGCATGATCGGCTCGGCGCTCGGCGGTTCGCAGTCGTGGGGCATTCCCGCCGGCTTCGACGTCGAGGGTTTCCTCGGTGCCGCCAAGCGCAACTTCGTGACGCTGCAGGATGCATGGGACCGTGCCGACGTGTCGATGCTGCGTTCGATGATGACCGACAGCATGGTCGACGAGATCCGCTCGCAGCTGGCCGACCGCGCCAGCCACACCGGTGGCGCGTCGAACAAGACCGAAGTCGTGATGCTCGACGCCAAGCTGCTCGGCATCGAGGAACTGCCCGACGCCTACATGGCCAGCGTGGAGTTCTCCGGCATGATCCGCGAAGACGCCTCGGCAGGCCCCGGCCCGTTCCGCGAAGTCTGGAACATGACCAAGCCCATCAGCGGCACCAGTGGCTGGTTGGTTGCCGGCGTGCAAGCGCTTCAATAA
- the ubiE gene encoding bifunctional demethylmenaquinone methyltransferase/2-methoxy-6-polyprenyl-1,4-benzoquinol methylase UbiE, with protein MSTTHFGFETVDESEKAQRVRGVFDSVASRYDIMNDLMSAGLHRAWKAYTVMVANVGEGSRVLDIAGGTGDLALAFAKKVGATGQVVHTDINEAMLRTGRDRLLDAGVSLPTTVCDAEKLPFPDNHFDVVTVAFGLRNMTHKDVALKEMNRVIKPRGKLLVLEFSKVAKPLAKAYDWYSFNVLPRLGKLVAGDDASYRYLAESIRMHPSQEELKTLMKEGGFGHVDYHNMTGGIAALHVGIKC; from the coding sequence ATGAGCACCACACACTTCGGCTTCGAAACAGTCGACGAAAGCGAGAAGGCGCAACGCGTACGCGGCGTCTTCGACTCGGTCGCCTCGCGCTACGACATCATGAACGACCTGATGTCCGCGGGCCTGCACCGTGCATGGAAGGCCTACACCGTGATGGTCGCGAACGTGGGCGAAGGCTCGCGTGTCCTCGACATCGCGGGCGGCACCGGCGACCTCGCCCTGGCCTTCGCCAAGAAGGTCGGCGCCACCGGCCAGGTGGTCCACACCGACATCAACGAAGCCATGCTGCGCACAGGCCGCGACCGCCTGCTCGACGCCGGCGTGTCATTGCCAACCACCGTCTGCGACGCCGAGAAGCTGCCTTTTCCCGACAACCACTTCGACGTGGTCACGGTGGCCTTCGGCCTGCGCAACATGACGCACAAGGACGTCGCGCTGAAGGAAATGAACCGCGTGATCAAGCCGCGCGGCAAGCTGCTCGTGCTCGAGTTCTCGAAGGTCGCGAAGCCGCTGGCCAAGGCCTACGACTGGTACTCCTTCAACGTGCTGCCCCGCCTGGGCAAGCTCGTGGCCGGCGACGACGCGAGCTATCGCTACCTGGCCGAATCGATCCGGATGCATCCCTCGCAAGAGGAGCTCAAGACCCTCATGAAAGAGGGCGGTTTCGGACATGTGGACTATCACAACATGACTGGGGGAATCGCTGCCCTCCATGTTGGAATCAAATGTTGA
- a CDS encoding gamma-butyrobetaine hydroxylase-like domain-containing protein: MAGLKPGAPTPQSITVHGQSRVLEVGFSDGASFRIPFELMRIYSPSAEVQGHGPGQEILQTGKRNVELVDLEAVGNYAVQPTFSDGHNTGIYSWDLLYELGAKQAELWATYEQRLAEAGVDRDAPMIEQGGHGCSSH; this comes from the coding sequence ATGGCAGGCTTGAAACCGGGCGCACCGACGCCGCAATCGATCACCGTTCACGGCCAGTCGCGCGTGCTCGAAGTGGGCTTCTCGGACGGCGCGAGCTTTCGCATCCCCTTCGAGCTGATGCGCATCTACTCGCCGTCGGCCGAGGTGCAGGGCCACGGCCCTGGGCAGGAGATCCTGCAGACCGGCAAGCGCAACGTGGAGCTGGTCGACCTCGAGGCCGTGGGCAACTATGCCGTGCAGCCGACCTTCAGCGACGGCCACAACACCGGCATCTACTCGTGGGACCTGCTCTACGAGCTGGGCGCCAAGCAGGCCGAGCTGTGGGCCACCTACGAGCAACGGCTGGCCGAGGCAGGCGTCGATCGCGACGCGCCGATGATCGAGCAGGGCGGGCACGGCTGCAGCAGCCACTGA
- a CDS encoding HIT family protein, which yields MTAAVPQGCVLCEGLGGRLVFEGAKLRVIHAEEAGFPAFYRVIWREHAAEFSDLEAADRVLCTEAVAVVEQCMRERLEPVKMNIAALGNMVPHLHWHVIARFTDDSHFPGSVWAPVQRERNAAREAEIASQLPAVEAAMIERLGTRSF from the coding sequence ATGACGGCGGCGGTGCCGCAGGGCTGCGTGCTCTGCGAAGGCCTGGGCGGGCGCCTCGTGTTCGAGGGCGCGAAGCTGCGCGTCATCCATGCGGAAGAGGCGGGCTTCCCGGCCTTCTATCGCGTGATCTGGCGCGAGCATGCGGCCGAGTTTTCCGACCTGGAAGCGGCCGATCGCGTGCTGTGCACGGAGGCCGTGGCCGTGGTCGAGCAGTGCATGCGCGAGCGGCTCGAGCCCGTCAAGATGAACATCGCCGCGCTCGGCAACATGGTGCCGCATCTGCACTGGCACGTGATTGCACGCTTTACCGACGACAGCCATTTCCCCGGCTCCGTGTGGGCTCCGGTGCAGCGCGAGCGCAATGCGGCGCGTGAGGCGGAGATCGCCTCGCAGCTGCCGGCCGTCGAGGCTGCGATGATCGAGCGCCTGGGCACAAGGAGTTTCTGA